From a single Nicotiana tabacum cultivar K326 chromosome 8, ASM71507v2, whole genome shotgun sequence genomic region:
- the LOC107826889 gene encoding glycerophosphodiester phosphodiesterase GDPD6-like isoform X4, with amino-acid sequence MVSPSVVPYIFLLLFVGCSARPLYPLPGRRNDRNKQPLQTFRAYNIAHRGSNGEIPEETAAAYMRAIEEGTDFIETDILASKDGALICFHDVTLDDTTDITNHKEFANRKRTYEVQGVNTTGFFLVDFTLDELKLLRVKQRYPFRDQQYNGEFSIITFDEFISIALDAHRVVGIYPEIKNPVFINQQVKWPGGKRFEDKFVETLKKYGYRGSYMSKQWLKQPAFIQSFAPTSLIYISNQTDLPKIFLIDDVDMPTQDTNQSYWEITSDSYLDFIKEYVVGIGPWKDNIIPVSSNYLQIPSDLVARAHAHNLQVHPYTFRNENKFLHFNFSEDPYNEYDYWINKIGVDGLFTDFTGSLHHYQEWTNPFASGEKEATRLLHKIELMLSKFKYFN; translated from the exons ATGGTTTCACCAA GTGTTGTCCCTTATATTTTTCTGCTACTTTTTGTTGGATGCTCAGCGAGACCTCTCTACCCACTTCCTGGCAGAAGAAATGATAGAAATAAACAGCCTTTACAAACATTTCGAGCATACAACATTGCGCACCGAGGTTCAAATGGAGAAATTCCCGAAGAAACTGCAGCAGCATACATG AGAGCTATTGAAGAGGGTACTGATTTCATTGAGACAGATATTTTAGCATCTAAAGACGGTGCTCTTATATGCTTCCATGATGTCACCCTTGACGATACAACTGATATAACAAATCACAAGGAGTTTGCTAATCGGAAGAGGACCTATGAGGTTCAAGGGGTCAACACTACTGGATTTTTTCTTG TTGATTTCACCCTTGATGAATTGAAGCTTCTGCGAGTAAAGCAAAGATATCCTTTCAGAGATCAGCAATATAATG GAGAATTTTCTATTATTACTTTTGATGAGTTCATCTCAATTGCATTGGATGCCCATAGAGTAGTTGGAATATATCCAGAGATAAAAAATCCAGTCTTTATCAACCAACAG GTTAAATGGCCAGGCGGTAAGAGATTTGAGGACAAGTTTGTTGAGACGCTGAAGAAGTATGGATACAGAGGTTCATATATGTCGAAGCAATGGTTAAAGCAGCCTGCATTCATTCAATCTTTTGCTCCAACGTCACTAATTTACATATCAAATCAAACAGACCTGCCTAAGATCTTCCTCATTGATGACGTGGATATGCCAACACAAGACACCAATCAG TCATATTGGGAGATTACTTCAGACAGTTATCTCGACTTCATCAAGGAATATGTGGTGGGGATTGGGCCTTGGAAGGACAACATAATTCCTGTTTCTAGCAACTATCTGCAAATACCTTCTGATCTCGTCGCAAGAGCACATGCCCATAATCTACAG GTTCATCCATATACTTTCCGGAATGAGAACAAATTCTTACACTTCAACTTCAGTGAAGATCCATACAATGAGTATGACTACTGGATAAACAAGATAGGCGTCGATGGGCTCTTCACAGATTTCACAGGCAGCCTTCACCATTATCAGGAATGGACCAATCCATTTGCATCTGGAGAAAAAGAAGCAACTAGACTTCTGCATAAGATTGAATTGATGCTCTCCAAGTTCAAATACTTCAACTGA
- the LOC107826889 gene encoding glycerophosphodiester phosphodiesterase GDPD6-like isoform X2, with the protein MVSPSVVPYIFLLLFVGCSARPLYPLPGRRNDRNKQPLQTFRAYNIAHRGSNGEIPEETAAAYMRAIEEGTDFIETDILASKDGALICFHDVTLDDTTDITNHKEFANRKRTYEVQGVNTTGFFLVDFTLDELKLLRVKQRYPFRDQQYNGEFSIITFDEFISIALDAHRVVGIYPEIKNPVFINQQVKWPGGKRFEDKFVETLKKYGYRGSYMSKQWLKQPAFIQSFAPTSLIYISNQTDLPKIFLIDDVDMPTQDTNQVFVPPHLVSTSYWEITSDSYLDFIKEYVVGIGPWKDNIIPVSSNYLQIPSDLVARAHAHNLQVHPYTFRNENKFLHFNFSEDPYNEYDYWINKIGVDGLFTDFTGSLHHYQEWTNPFASGEKEATRLLHKIELMLSKFKYFN; encoded by the exons ATGGTTTCACCAA GTGTTGTCCCTTATATTTTTCTGCTACTTTTTGTTGGATGCTCAGCGAGACCTCTCTACCCACTTCCTGGCAGAAGAAATGATAGAAATAAACAGCCTTTACAAACATTTCGAGCATACAACATTGCGCACCGAGGTTCAAATGGAGAAATTCCCGAAGAAACTGCAGCAGCATACATG AGAGCTATTGAAGAGGGTACTGATTTCATTGAGACAGATATTTTAGCATCTAAAGACGGTGCTCTTATATGCTTCCATGATGTCACCCTTGACGATACAACTGATATAACAAATCACAAGGAGTTTGCTAATCGGAAGAGGACCTATGAGGTTCAAGGGGTCAACACTACTGGATTTTTTCTTG TTGATTTCACCCTTGATGAATTGAAGCTTCTGCGAGTAAAGCAAAGATATCCTTTCAGAGATCAGCAATATAATG GAGAATTTTCTATTATTACTTTTGATGAGTTCATCTCAATTGCATTGGATGCCCATAGAGTAGTTGGAATATATCCAGAGATAAAAAATCCAGTCTTTATCAACCAACAG GTTAAATGGCCAGGCGGTAAGAGATTTGAGGACAAGTTTGTTGAGACGCTGAAGAAGTATGGATACAGAGGTTCATATATGTCGAAGCAATGGTTAAAGCAGCCTGCATTCATTCAATCTTTTGCTCCAACGTCACTAATTTACATATCAAATCAAACAGACCTGCCTAAGATCTTCCTCATTGATGACGTGGATATGCCAACACAAGACACCAATCAGGTTTTCGTTCCCCCGCACCTAGTTAGCACT TCATATTGGGAGATTACTTCAGACAGTTATCTCGACTTCATCAAGGAATATGTGGTGGGGATTGGGCCTTGGAAGGACAACATAATTCCTGTTTCTAGCAACTATCTGCAAATACCTTCTGATCTCGTCGCAAGAGCACATGCCCATAATCTACAG GTTCATCCATATACTTTCCGGAATGAGAACAAATTCTTACACTTCAACTTCAGTGAAGATCCATACAATGAGTATGACTACTGGATAAACAAGATAGGCGTCGATGGGCTCTTCACAGATTTCACAGGCAGCCTTCACCATTATCAGGAATGGACCAATCCATTTGCATCTGGAGAAAAAGAAGCAACTAGACTTCTGCATAAGATTGAATTGATGCTCTCCAAGTTCAAATACTTCAACTGA
- the LOC107826889 gene encoding glycerophosphodiester phosphodiesterase GDPD6-like isoform X5 gives MVSPTRPLYPLPGRRNDRNKQPLQTFRAYNIAHRGSNGEIPEETAAAYMRAIEEGTDFIETDILASKDGALICFHDVTLDDTTDITNHKEFANRKRTYEVQGVNTTGFFLVDFTLDELKLLRVKQRYPFRDQQYNGEFSIITFDEFISIALDAHRVVGIYPEIKNPVFINQQVKWPGGKRFEDKFVETLKKYGYRGSYMSKQWLKQPAFIQSFAPTSLIYISNQTDLPKIFLIDDVDMPTQDTNQVFVPPHLVSTSYWEITSDSYLDFIKEYVVGIGPWKDNIIPVSSNYLQIPSDLVARAHAHNLQVHPYTFRNENKFLHFNFSEDPYNEYDYWINKIGVDGLFTDFTGSLHHYQEWTNPFASGEKEATRLLHKIELMLSKFKYFN, from the exons ATGGTTTCACCAA CGAGACCTCTCTACCCACTTCCTGGCAGAAGAAATGATAGAAATAAACAGCCTTTACAAACATTTCGAGCATACAACATTGCGCACCGAGGTTCAAATGGAGAAATTCCCGAAGAAACTGCAGCAGCATACATG AGAGCTATTGAAGAGGGTACTGATTTCATTGAGACAGATATTTTAGCATCTAAAGACGGTGCTCTTATATGCTTCCATGATGTCACCCTTGACGATACAACTGATATAACAAATCACAAGGAGTTTGCTAATCGGAAGAGGACCTATGAGGTTCAAGGGGTCAACACTACTGGATTTTTTCTTG TTGATTTCACCCTTGATGAATTGAAGCTTCTGCGAGTAAAGCAAAGATATCCTTTCAGAGATCAGCAATATAATG GAGAATTTTCTATTATTACTTTTGATGAGTTCATCTCAATTGCATTGGATGCCCATAGAGTAGTTGGAATATATCCAGAGATAAAAAATCCAGTCTTTATCAACCAACAG GTTAAATGGCCAGGCGGTAAGAGATTTGAGGACAAGTTTGTTGAGACGCTGAAGAAGTATGGATACAGAGGTTCATATATGTCGAAGCAATGGTTAAAGCAGCCTGCATTCATTCAATCTTTTGCTCCAACGTCACTAATTTACATATCAAATCAAACAGACCTGCCTAAGATCTTCCTCATTGATGACGTGGATATGCCAACACAAGACACCAATCAGGTTTTCGTTCCCCCGCACCTAGTTAGCACT TCATATTGGGAGATTACTTCAGACAGTTATCTCGACTTCATCAAGGAATATGTGGTGGGGATTGGGCCTTGGAAGGACAACATAATTCCTGTTTCTAGCAACTATCTGCAAATACCTTCTGATCTCGTCGCAAGAGCACATGCCCATAATCTACAG GTTCATCCATATACTTTCCGGAATGAGAACAAATTCTTACACTTCAACTTCAGTGAAGATCCATACAATGAGTATGACTACTGGATAAACAAGATAGGCGTCGATGGGCTCTTCACAGATTTCACAGGCAGCCTTCACCATTATCAGGAATGGACCAATCCATTTGCATCTGGAGAAAAAGAAGCAACTAGACTTCTGCATAAGATTGAATTGATGCTCTCCAAGTTCAAATACTTCAACTGA
- the LOC107826889 gene encoding glycerophosphodiester phosphodiesterase GDPD6-like isoform X1 gives MYILISNHTCTIIFTMCLRVKDRRQTSIARPLYPLPGRRNDRNKQPLQTFRAYNIAHRGSNGEIPEETAAAYMRAIEEGTDFIETDILASKDGALICFHDVTLDDTTDITNHKEFANRKRTYEVQGVNTTGFFLVDFTLDELKLLRVKQRYPFRDQQYNGEFSIITFDEFISIALDAHRVVGIYPEIKNPVFINQQVKWPGGKRFEDKFVETLKKYGYRGSYMSKQWLKQPAFIQSFAPTSLIYISNQTDLPKIFLIDDVDMPTQDTNQVFVPPHLVSTSYWEITSDSYLDFIKEYVVGIGPWKDNIIPVSSNYLQIPSDLVARAHAHNLQVHPYTFRNENKFLHFNFSEDPYNEYDYWINKIGVDGLFTDFTGSLHHYQEWTNPFASGEKEATRLLHKIELMLSKFKYFN, from the exons ATGTATATACTGATCTCTAACCATACATGCACCATTATATTCACCATGTGTTTGCGTGTGAAAGACCGTAGACAGACAAGCATAG CGAGACCTCTCTACCCACTTCCTGGCAGAAGAAATGATAGAAATAAACAGCCTTTACAAACATTTCGAGCATACAACATTGCGCACCGAGGTTCAAATGGAGAAATTCCCGAAGAAACTGCAGCAGCATACATG AGAGCTATTGAAGAGGGTACTGATTTCATTGAGACAGATATTTTAGCATCTAAAGACGGTGCTCTTATATGCTTCCATGATGTCACCCTTGACGATACAACTGATATAACAAATCACAAGGAGTTTGCTAATCGGAAGAGGACCTATGAGGTTCAAGGGGTCAACACTACTGGATTTTTTCTTG TTGATTTCACCCTTGATGAATTGAAGCTTCTGCGAGTAAAGCAAAGATATCCTTTCAGAGATCAGCAATATAATG GAGAATTTTCTATTATTACTTTTGATGAGTTCATCTCAATTGCATTGGATGCCCATAGAGTAGTTGGAATATATCCAGAGATAAAAAATCCAGTCTTTATCAACCAACAG GTTAAATGGCCAGGCGGTAAGAGATTTGAGGACAAGTTTGTTGAGACGCTGAAGAAGTATGGATACAGAGGTTCATATATGTCGAAGCAATGGTTAAAGCAGCCTGCATTCATTCAATCTTTTGCTCCAACGTCACTAATTTACATATCAAATCAAACAGACCTGCCTAAGATCTTCCTCATTGATGACGTGGATATGCCAACACAAGACACCAATCAGGTTTTCGTTCCCCCGCACCTAGTTAGCACT TCATATTGGGAGATTACTTCAGACAGTTATCTCGACTTCATCAAGGAATATGTGGTGGGGATTGGGCCTTGGAAGGACAACATAATTCCTGTTTCTAGCAACTATCTGCAAATACCTTCTGATCTCGTCGCAAGAGCACATGCCCATAATCTACAG GTTCATCCATATACTTTCCGGAATGAGAACAAATTCTTACACTTCAACTTCAGTGAAGATCCATACAATGAGTATGACTACTGGATAAACAAGATAGGCGTCGATGGGCTCTTCACAGATTTCACAGGCAGCCTTCACCATTATCAGGAATGGACCAATCCATTTGCATCTGGAGAAAAAGAAGCAACTAGACTTCTGCATAAGATTGAATTGATGCTCTCCAAGTTCAAATACTTCAACTGA
- the LOC107826889 gene encoding glycerophosphodiester phosphodiesterase GDPD6-like isoform X3: MYILISNHTCTIIFTMCLRVKDRRQTSIARPLYPLPGRRNDRNKQPLQTFRAYNIAHRGSNGEIPEETAAAYMRAIEEGTDFIETDILASKDGALICFHDVTLDDTTDITNHKEFANRKRTYEVQGVNTTGFFLVDFTLDELKLLRVKQRYPFRDQQYNGEFSIITFDEFISIALDAHRVVGIYPEIKNPVFINQQVKWPGGKRFEDKFVETLKKYGYRGSYMSKQWLKQPAFIQSFAPTSLIYISNQTDLPKIFLIDDVDMPTQDTNQSYWEITSDSYLDFIKEYVVGIGPWKDNIIPVSSNYLQIPSDLVARAHAHNLQVHPYTFRNENKFLHFNFSEDPYNEYDYWINKIGVDGLFTDFTGSLHHYQEWTNPFASGEKEATRLLHKIELMLSKFKYFN; the protein is encoded by the exons ATGTATATACTGATCTCTAACCATACATGCACCATTATATTCACCATGTGTTTGCGTGTGAAAGACCGTAGACAGACAAGCATAG CGAGACCTCTCTACCCACTTCCTGGCAGAAGAAATGATAGAAATAAACAGCCTTTACAAACATTTCGAGCATACAACATTGCGCACCGAGGTTCAAATGGAGAAATTCCCGAAGAAACTGCAGCAGCATACATG AGAGCTATTGAAGAGGGTACTGATTTCATTGAGACAGATATTTTAGCATCTAAAGACGGTGCTCTTATATGCTTCCATGATGTCACCCTTGACGATACAACTGATATAACAAATCACAAGGAGTTTGCTAATCGGAAGAGGACCTATGAGGTTCAAGGGGTCAACACTACTGGATTTTTTCTTG TTGATTTCACCCTTGATGAATTGAAGCTTCTGCGAGTAAAGCAAAGATATCCTTTCAGAGATCAGCAATATAATG GAGAATTTTCTATTATTACTTTTGATGAGTTCATCTCAATTGCATTGGATGCCCATAGAGTAGTTGGAATATATCCAGAGATAAAAAATCCAGTCTTTATCAACCAACAG GTTAAATGGCCAGGCGGTAAGAGATTTGAGGACAAGTTTGTTGAGACGCTGAAGAAGTATGGATACAGAGGTTCATATATGTCGAAGCAATGGTTAAAGCAGCCTGCATTCATTCAATCTTTTGCTCCAACGTCACTAATTTACATATCAAATCAAACAGACCTGCCTAAGATCTTCCTCATTGATGACGTGGATATGCCAACACAAGACACCAATCAG TCATATTGGGAGATTACTTCAGACAGTTATCTCGACTTCATCAAGGAATATGTGGTGGGGATTGGGCCTTGGAAGGACAACATAATTCCTGTTTCTAGCAACTATCTGCAAATACCTTCTGATCTCGTCGCAAGAGCACATGCCCATAATCTACAG GTTCATCCATATACTTTCCGGAATGAGAACAAATTCTTACACTTCAACTTCAGTGAAGATCCATACAATGAGTATGACTACTGGATAAACAAGATAGGCGTCGATGGGCTCTTCACAGATTTCACAGGCAGCCTTCACCATTATCAGGAATGGACCAATCCATTTGCATCTGGAGAAAAAGAAGCAACTAGACTTCTGCATAAGATTGAATTGATGCTCTCCAAGTTCAAATACTTCAACTGA